gattacaatacacttttgaaatatatattttttagattgctTTTGAACATTGCATTTGctctgtttatttattatacgccCAAATTGTTATCACTTGATGGACATGGATATACTTCAATATATTACTATCCACTTCTCATATTTCTATCATCAATACAACAAGTGAGTTAATTTACTCTTAATGTTACACTGTTATTTGTTACTTAACTTGTTaatcgagtataatatataaagcgTTTTACTCGTGACatcgaaatatttaatcaccagttaaaataaagataacttttaattaatttgtattacataataattaatatttattaaaatcagtaaagatgatataattaataatctttattatgtatatattttatagattctaATGCACACTATGTTTATATCTACATTAGCTTTTTTTTCTCGAATAAGTGATTGTCGTATTGGTTCTACTTACATGACGTTATTGAATACTTTTGCAAATTTAGCATATATATGGACGTCAACTGCTTCATTGGGACTGATTGATGTGTTGTCATTCAAAGAATGTTCGCCAAATAAATGTTCTACACTAAAAAATTCTGAATATGtaagatattatacaactttaataatattataattattctataagcTGAACATTGAGTAGGTACAATAGGAACATACTAGATTATTGTTTGATAccaattaatagttattagaaaaaatatctgatagaatattatttcattgagtgtcgttttattaaatgatgTAAATTTAAGCTAAACTTGAGTATTATTCCTAATTTTTCAATCAGTATCTTGTGTTTAAATCTTTTGAATGatcatgattttaaatttaaaaaaaaaagaggaaTGAAGATATTGGGTTTGTTGAATAATAGGTGTTAAATGTAGatacatcattatatataataaggtcCCTAAAACTAGTGTCTAATGGACCAacatagtaatacattttttttaaaattgttatgaattatgtCTTTTGTTTATCTGTAGTGATTATCTAATAAACTGTATAGCCAATAGGCAATAGTCCGGcagataatacaaaatatcgataacatacaattaaatagaCAAGGGCACTAGGTCATCATCtatgataacaattattattagtattataactgCCATTGTGCgtttataataccaataatattacgacatgtttaaaaatatccaaatcaattcaatatttataatagttgtcaTGTTAGGTAAATGTTTGAACTATCAGCCCTTTAGGTATCGGTCCAATGTCATGGTTTCTCTCGTCATTAAGTAGGTAAGTCacagtaatataatgtgttaaattttaattaactgataaatcaatgaaaacgaaaaacaattttgagcgAAGATATTCTGTCAGcctataatataggttaattaagtatattttataatacatttatattgctattaaaataatttattttaaaattagtaatattaacaatacggaaggttgaattaatttttcccgaaaatattatatttcttatattattaattattatgttattgttattaacttttaagtcaATGCTAATTTATATCACAGAATCGTGTGAATAAATTCTCGGTATAAATAGGCAATATAACAcagttaattgttttaaaaagttattgtatatttgtgtatataaaatataataatatacataaaaacttcaaatcatcacgaaaaatatttttgaattacaataaaaaaacgaaaattgttatttttcgtttaaatatctaatttcattcaaattttgttcaaatttgtAAGAatctatacttaattttcaagtttaaacaattacaattgaatatttagttacagaatattttgaaagtatttataattgtgtCAAATTCTAAACTtcaaattcctaaaaaaattgtgtttttgtaatattaatatttttaaatagctaaAGTAAAACTTTAAGGaaacttgtatttaattttcaaatttttgacaaagcaaaaaatgttttaatgacattaataggaaaaaatctaaaaaaatatcaaatgcctataaatttcttaaaaagaaTCTAAATATAGAACAAAGATATTTGactttattgattaaaacgtTAATTAAACAGACTGTAGTGTTAACAAACCTCTGAATAATATTtcgaaataaatatgttactaaaaacaatttaactgttacctatttaatattaataacgattCATTAGGtactcaatttttaatttatgaatattttagttataactaactatatgtattatgttaccTAATTATTTAGCCGTGTTTAAATGAAGACGAGTGTATTGTAACAGTGAGTGGTTATTATGTAGAAATGCTTATATGCACTATTATTGGAATAATTTGGTATTTTGCTACTAAAAATACActcaaaaaatttcaaactatGGATTCTTCTCATTGGCTGGTTAATTTGAACAAAACAGTAACAGCCAACAGGAAATaagtaagataaaaataaatgtgatattaatataattttaatagttattattataattggaaaaaacgtaaatattataattttaattatgttcaaatatgataatattttttgttttaatctttttacGATATATCTATATCGGTACTAAtaactactaataatttaatatacattttacagagAAATGGGATATGTTGCAATAACTGTTTGGGTATGACCATTTGGACGTAACTACTTCAAAGCAAGAATTTGAAGACATCTGTTTaggcatatttattttgagacataaaattaatttaataactcaaaaattataaatattcaaacatatgTTAagcttaactatttttaaatattaaatatgtacgaGTACAATTATTGACATTACTTGTTTTGCTATACTCTATACGAAAACATATGTTACATAagtaatactaattaaaataataaaccatacCTGAGACTTGAGAGTGGGACAAGGCTATCTAATTATtgtctaatattaatataatacaagccCATCAAACCTCTATAACGtgctatagaaaaataaaatcaactatGCCAATTAGGTTGTATTCGTAGGTAAAAAGATAAAGAattcatagaaaataatatatattataatatatgtttacaatataaaaaagcaAAAGGTTTGATAACATCCATATGTAAATGCACTCAGCCACCAcagtaagaatattaaataaaaatgtaaaataaataatgaaacgaATGCATTAATATGTTGTTACATATTAATGCATtcgtttcattattaattgaaattgataagttaaaaaaatacgaagaGAGGGCAGGGCCGTACGCaagtaaatgcattttaagaatcaaaacaaattaaattattttatggtgaGATTAGAAAATTGCAGTCTATTTGCACTTACAATCACAAAAAAGAAAcaacaactattatattagttagttAATGATTAATCAGAATTGGGTTAACTGAtgtttgcatttttatttttcatttatctttTGGTGAGATATGACtccttttatttgtaaaaattcggAATTATTAGTGATGGCTCTTCTAAtgaatatagacatataggtAATTAGTAAGTTCGATAACGATTGACCAAAGAGTAGAGAGTATATTGATTCCGTTGAAATGACCTTCTTACCTGGAAAAAACTTACCGTCATTGACTCTGTCAAACTTTTTTGTATGTTAATTTCACCTGCTcacttatcatataatatacttcatttaaaataactctataatataaactatataggtataattaactgaaatatataattaatttataaaaaaataacgttgtTAAAcacttgaattaaaatttttagtataaaaattaatacagataaatattaaataagttcaataatttcgattcgataaataatttcaaaaatttaatatgtcaacaagtaattacattatgtttttataatgtttatacatttataggcATATTTTTTCACATTCGTCATTTCGTCATTTGACATGTTGTTATATGacttttattacaatacaataagtcaataaatagtataaattataatatgtaacttagaagatacaaaaaattaattaatttaacgatttatattttagctaATAACACGTACTTGCCTAATAAGttgtataatacctaatacattgtatctttattattttcttgccATACACGCATACCTTGCCAgtactataaatatagttatgtaaaaaatgtaaatttcatAGTTAACAaactacattaaatttattttataaaattttttctctCCTAAACAATCTGTAACTTTATAGTTACTTGAAATTGCAGTAACCATAACTGTTTAAACTCAATCAAAATTATGTATCATCATAGTGTAGATTTTGACAAAGTTATAGTaatctattaataatcatatattttttggcattataattaattgcagttatacaatagttatttaatatttataataatatgatggtttaaaatactgaaatatgtgttacaaatttaaaaaaatctattatattgtacctacgTTAATCAGTGATTGCTtccatagtatttatattttaaatatattaaaaaccaaatgattaaaaaatattttattattcctgAGGGAGGTCGTTTTGATGTTTTTGCTAACAATACCACAAGGAGGTCCCTTGAGTTGAAGTTATTTTTAAGCCAATTGATTGGCATTACTCCAAGCTAACGAATGTGGATCACTGACTGTTCTAAAACATATaacatgttttgatttttcggCTTTAGTCTAACACGCATAGTTTATTCATCATCGAGTAAGATAGTTGACTGCATCAATATCTTAATATTGTCGTGTGTGCTGTTGTATAcatcaaataatatcatggACACCCCTAATCACGGATCCGTTAAGGTatgattatgtaataaatttttaaaatataaattacaactctacaaaagcataataataagtaaccaatatacaaaattgctaaataatttcatattttaacaatcTCCGATAGTTTAACATTTcatcgattttataataactcgaATTTGTGTTTCTTTTGTAGGTTTCTGTTAAACTAAtccctaaatttaaataagcgtgtacaataaatttgttgaattaagaattattttattttctgttgtAAAAATGACAAATGTTTTATAGGATATGGGAGATATTGGAGAAGTTTTACGTGACGTGACTGATTTATCACCTGAAGATTTGAAAAAACAGAATAGAAATCTACagaaatttttagttaaagtGATTGATATGTTAAAAGAAAAGGCCGATCGATGTGTCACACAGGAAAAACACATTGAAGCACTCACGTTACAAGTTTGTGTGATATTaatcgaatattataaaataattatacatgaaaagtattaaaaaataacacatattcataataatataatatttacagttatatCCACCTAACGGTTCTATCCACCTATAAATGTCAATGTCTACACCATAAAGTTTAGCCACATCCTTCTGAAACAATAAGATTTTTACGTAGCTTACTATTATTACACctaatagaaatttattaatttttctactattaaaaaatatatataaattattattaggtagctCAATGAAAtggttatttcaatatttttagaaataccaaacacaataatatttttttttttaaatattaaaataaataattaaaaaaatataaattttaatttattttccatattttaagaaaaaaatctgaGAAAAAATTCACTGACAACGCGTTGAGATATTTGGtatattgttacataataataaaccacgtaattaagtcaatttttttctgcAGACGAGTTCATTGAAAGAAGTTGTGGACATCACAAAGCACATGTTGGCTATTCGTAACACAGAAGTGAATCGTATGACAGAAGATTTGGAAAGTCTTCAAGGCAAAATCAACGAAGAGAGAAGTCGTCACAGtgcaataattgaaaaaatgaatttagcTGCTAAGTAAGTTtataaccaaaataattaCAGACGAATCCATTAGAGTATTACACGATGCATCACGAGtaaattgcattataattCAACTTTGTTGTTTCGTTTGCTTTTGAAAATGAAgcttataatcatattatcaaattaatcaacgacctttttttaatatggtcATTTATAACCACATTAGGCAATTTATGCATTCTATAcgagtacataaataatagtaggtacaatttaaacagtaaaatatattaataataatatagttttataaagcCAATATTTtcgatgaacatttttatctttatcaaCCTATtcaacctatataaatatataatatacttaaattcttcaatttttattacatattaataagtaataaaatttattataaatactattactaattgtatattttataaccagtGGCAATAGATACACATGTCTTGTATAAGTGTttacagtaggtatataacataaataaaaaaaattgtcacagcatacaattttaaaagctaTAATGCCTGtgcaacatttatttaattgtattaaaagtgTACTTTACTTTTAACACGCATCCATAACAAAACAACAGTTATCTTGTTAAGAAAATCCTATGCACATCAATACTATCAGAtttcttaaaaacatatacctCAATAACAAatacgatatacctataatttataatttgtgtattcttatgagaaaatattatgatttttcagGTTAAATGATGAACTCAGATCTGAATACAAACAACAATCTGaacgttttgaaaatatgcGCGTTAAGTACGACGAAAAGTTTTCAATACTTTCGgaagaaaataaaagattaCAAGATGCACAACCCACCGAAACGACTGATTGAAAAGCTTTTTCTaactatctatttttaaatgtacgtaagcaataactattatttaacatttaactaatatataattatttattgttctacaaaaaaaaaaaaaaactgttgcataacaattattactaaagaataatttccaaaacaataaaaaaaaaaaaaaatacaaaattataaaatctacaaATAAATTCACTTGACGATCTTGAGCACGGTATCTATCAAATAACCAGATGACCGTGATCTCGATCCattaaacacaattaataagattgttaatttagatatctatgtgttatttatttaatgttttgaatgtataatgtatatatatatatataatgtaatatgtatggaatcaatataattatatcggtATAGGATAGATAATATAGATGAATAGATGGCGAATCACTtacattcattatattaatatccagTTTAAACTAATGAAGTATTTcagtttaattttagaatcataaaatcaatagaaaaagataatattgtttCCACAGTTCCACACTATACATAACTATTCCCGTTAAACGTTTACCTATATtgaacatgtttttaaaaaattatcatgatTCTGTTtattaactacttattttaaacaatatcgaatatatacaattacgaAATATCTAGTTATTTAAAgcataataattcttataaatgtttaatgattgtatatttaattttccattgcatagtatgtataattaattacatttatatatatttgttatatttatgaaaatatatacattttaataggcTGGTTGTTTTTTCATCTTTTTAAGAACACGGAAGTAaccaaatatattagttaatatacaaACCAAAGCTAATATCATCATGTCTGAATATAATTCACTACTTATATAACCATACTTTCTTAATACTGCTTTCCCACTGTCCAAACAATTAGTAACATCAACACACgctacaaatatacaaaacatatcGTTATTGAAAAGAAATTTTCTTGAAACTGGatcataaattatcaattgaataatatactcaCGTAAAGATTTAATTCTGTCCCAAAATAAAACTGATGCTGCTTCACAACCAAGGAAGAATAGCGAAAAGTATCTTAGAGAATATATCACTTTTGGTAAAgacctaatttttaaatattaaattacaaatatatactagctaacttatattaataactttaaggaattattataaactgaaaataaacttacataaatgataaataagcaCCACTGAGAGGCAATGACAAAAAATCGTACAATGTTGCAAATATCATAGTGTTTTCTAGATAAGTAAAATATGCTGACAACAAACTTCCtgtaatgacaataatataaatataataattattgataggtatacctaataagtaatgaaaaataaaataaatttatttattactattattatagttaagtaGTAATCtatatttcatttcattttgtacaattttcaaaatatttttaattgaaacgtttgggtataaatatatgaaaatgtcttaatattgtactattgCTCTATACAGTCTGTACCAAAactttcgtttttaaattgcaatcggtattattcattattaagtcAAGTATAATTACCATATGAATAGGCTGCAAacgctaataaataaaacgccAATAATTGCAAGCTACTCTGATCAGCACCAACAATCCAAAACGCAGAAACACAGTAAAATagcatttttatcattatccaaaaaatctataagataaatatttttatactatagttattatgcATCAATGCAAATTTATCACGTTATCGTATTGCATACCGCTATCACCAATTCggacaaaaaatatgtactcaATGGATATACTTTATTGTGAATTTCTCGGTGGACAATTGCAAATTTAACTTGATATAATGGGATAGCAGAATAACTGAAGTGGAACACATAGTTAATGACAAATATCAACCAAAATCCTTCCCAATTTTGTACTGCTTTTGTATCAAACTGCAGGTTCGCAAATGGAGCAGAAATAATGACacctaaaaactataaacataataaatactaaaaaaaaaccatttatagtgtaattctaaacaaaattttaacaaaaaaaaaataagtacaaatactaaaatacctaatttaaactaatttgttACGGACGTTCTCATAGCCATTGCTGGGGACTTTAGTTAATGcacagtataaaatttaaaattttttataaataactatgcgttttatattttcacttttatGTCGTGAGTAAATTTTgagcaaattatatatttttatttaaattcatggacctaaaaattaataataaatattttcacggCAGATTTATTGGTGGTAAGTAAGAACTTTgtccaaataaaatgtatcgaATTAAAACCAGTTTTTacctgttttaatataatagttcaataatattatttattagtaatataatacctctatataatatgattcacCAAACATGCtcgttttactttatttaaataactaaaaccgttaaacgaaaaatcgttattttttttataaatttccaatcaaatcaaaattttattttctaatataattataatgtggctttacacaaaaatttttttaattcttctaATGATAACTTATGAGaaacctattataatagatttttaaacctTATGGCTAAATgacttaagtattaaaattagcacaaaaaactcaaaatatttataaattataaaatatctagaaaatattactttaaataattagtttgcAGAGatggttattaaattttgattaacaacaaaaatagcattttattaaaaactaattttgtatCAATATCCCATAATCCGATTATTTTTCTTccccaattattttgaaaactactttgaatttattacttttgatCTCATAAAGTTCAAACAATATCCAATTTATTACCAGACACCATCCTTAGCATTGTAGATTAAagaatttatctattaaaaaacttttctctaacaataaaacaaatacatattgtaaaatcaataaattcatgCTTCACATCACTACGcccagaatctaaaatataaatatattttcctagCAATCACATTTGAATGctgtttatgtaaattattattatcattattatttttaattatacatttaaaaaaattatatttttgtgaaaacctGTGTTCggcacattttaataaaattaagctatttttacactataaattatataaattgtgttaattgtgcttaaaaatgtttttttaaaaactcaataaattgaacataatattaatgaaaaaactattcggttttaagtaatattaccCAAATAGTTCCCAGTTCCAGtagatgatttttataatttcttgcAAAACATTTGATGGATctattaaaaaccaaattgaACTGTGTGGCCCATGTTGGttttagtctaaataaaaaaaataataagatcatAATaactttcttttttaatatttttatttatttatttattatatatttatattttaatttttcagtatACTTAatcttcaatataaaatatttatttattactactatttacAATACTTGAcccaattcattataaatataaaataatcatgataaatgttaaagcacaaattttaaaaaataatatacgtttactTACGTTTCTAACGTTTCTAATTGTTGAGGATCATATTTAGtctgaaatattgtaaataaatacataattcataaaatgttatacacacTTATTTCTTAAACTAATTATGTTTACTTGATCGTTAAATAAATCGTAATTTAAATCCATTTGTTGATCTGATGATGTTAACTTGCACATTTCttttacattttcttttactttttcattttcagAATTAAGAATAGAAATCACAAAGTCAGCTTCATTGAACATATCCGGGCATTCATAATTGAACCTAAACcatattaaacacatttagttttaatgaattatcgttactattaaaagttaaagcaTACTTTTGGAATAATTGATGGACCATTGTGACAGGTCCTTGATATGCTAATAATCcatttgataacaataatacatcatcGAATTTTCCAAATACACCAGACGCTGGTTGATGAATGGTACATATCACAATTTTACCCATTCGTGcgacattttttaaagtgtttacAATGTGTGCGGCAGAGTAACTGTCTAGACCTGTTGTTATTTCATCACAAAACAATATAGGtgggttatttaataattgaactgCGAGAGCGATTTTTTTCCGTTCTCCTCCGGATAAAAACGATATTCTCGTGTTCAAGAACTTAGTCATGCCCAACGTGGAAACTATTTCATCAATGTGTTcttttaattctattttagttgtttttcGTGATACTTTCAAATTGGCCTTGAAACagcaaaataaacataaagtaaaaaattatttttataaaatttaacaatgctATTTTAATACCATCAGAGACAAGTGTTCCAATGCTGTCAACTGATCAAAACTGATATCGTGTTGAGGAACAAAACCAGATATCTTAATCATGACTTCTTCAGATATTGGTCGTCCGTTGAGTAATAATTCTCCTTCAAAATTtcctaaaaatagataaataataaacatctaAAGATAAAACTACTTGAACAGAAAAGCCTTACTAACCTTTAGTTCGGTGACTTATGGTCGCCATCAAAGTAGTTTTTCCTGAAccactaaatgaaaaaattatataataataaaaaaataatatttaagtttattaaaatgaatgaatGATATACCTTGGACCCATTATTCCAAGAAGATTTCCACATTGTACGTTTCCACtaactgaaaatatttaaaacattaaattagtaaaatacgtgatatttacaaaatattatattgttttgaaaagtaataataacaaattaagtatgtgtattttcaattcacagaaatttaattaatcaaaaatgtaagtaagttttaaatattagataactaaaataaatttaaatttaattatatagtttaatttaatgaatattttctaatcaaaataataacattatttttatcaatgttcCTTTTGAATGCCGCTATTTAACGTTATCTATCttcataaatcaataaattacttatataaaaaaaatgcaattataataattaagactgcaatcatattattttatcattagacAATACATTATGTGTTTTCATATCAATCTAACAGATTTGACGGAATCCCCGAGTCTATGAAGTATGAGTCTAGTAAAGTATTATGTTACCGACTAAggttaaacgtttttattattaataggtattgaaATGTTGATGATTATTAAAGTTTGGTTAGGtattgctgtatagtagaaaattaaatgttaaaaatacataccaaaagttaaaaatatttcgaagTATATTGCAAAGCCCCAGTTTATTGAGAATTAGGGAAGAtagattatacaaaaataaaataatctttaatttatttaatatttgaaacgtTTAATGGCATACTTATATATGGTACAATTGTTAAGGATAGCACGTCAACCAATTATGTCTCTGGTTCTCTAACGTAATATATAGttcaatagtttataattctaaattaaatataaataaccattacttattagtcatattatgttttccaattaaattaaatacaaattatattccaTTACTAAAaagtctttaaaaattaactcatatgttattaaaaatttaagataaatcctggctattttttaaaaaaatttagataaacgaaataaacgtaaaaaatatgatcGATTTAACGTCGGTAAAAAAACcatcacatattatgtacctatctatattattacgttatttatggttaccattttatttttcaaccagTGACGTCATTTCAGATTTTACCAGACTAGGAAAAAATGTTGACCGgctctttataaataatacatttttattccccCCAGTATGGTTATTGCTTTTTACAATGTAGGTAATTCCCCAAACCTGTTGAAGTGTTGAAATGTTAAAGtccaattacaaaaataaatatatatcatgtattttgataacattatttgttggGGGGAAGGAGGGTGCAATCAGAATACCAAATCATAAgaatctttaatatattaaatcaccTCTTTTATTCtacaacaatacatttattcaaattattatgatttttagaatatgtTAGTtcctatatagttaaaaactaaattaaaataatttagtttagtataaaaataatattcattaggGCCACAGTGTatacttaaatgttaatttttatttcaaatcattGTTAAAGATGccttattttactgtaaattattaatcaaataattctttttaacattttgatatattttaattaaaaaattcgttTGAGTCCTATAAccttcaaatttataatttaaattgatcgTTGTAAGTTGTAATAGATTAGTGTTATACGCTATTTtagttactatttaataaactatataattaatgtgttatattaatataactatccaaattgttattgtttttacttgtattttaatataatttaaaaatcaacgtCTGTACTTTTGCTCCCATAGGCAATtatgtaaacaaattaattaaacacaatccccgacttaatataattaaatataaattaggaaaacaaatatttttttaaacattggatctttattcgtaatattactaataggttaggttattatttgttattacaaaatcttaataattaaaataactcatacacaacaaaatataattattattatttatttttgtgttttattaaattttaaatatacagtgaaacctcCCTTAACGGACTCCTCTAAATAGCGGACATTTTTTGGAGAACGGGGACATTTTCACTACTTTTCTATAGGAAAACCGGACACTCTAAATAACGAacacttttat
This sequence is a window from Rhopalosiphum maidis isolate BTI-1 chromosome 1, ASM367621v3, whole genome shotgun sequence. Protein-coding genes within it:
- the LOC113549809 gene encoding uncharacterized protein LOC113549809, translated to MDTPNHGSVKDMGDIGEVLRDVTDLSPEDLKKQNRNLQKFLVKVIDMLKEKADRCVTQEKHIEALTLQTSSLKEVVDITKHMLAIRNTEVNRMTEDLESLQGKINEERSRHSAIIEKMNLAAKLNDELRSEYKQQSERFENMRVKYDEKFSILSEENKRLQDAQPTETTD
- the LOC113549808 gene encoding protein scarlet-like isoform X2, translated to MKFSGNVQCGNLLGIMGPSGSGKTTLMATISHRTKGNFEGELLLNGRPISEEVMIKISGFVPQHDISFDQLTALEHLSLMANLKVSRKTTKIELKEHIDEIVSTLGMTKFLNTRISFLSGGERKKIALAVQLLNNPPILFCDEITTGLDSYSAAHIVNTLKNVARMGKIVICTIHQPASGVFGKFDDVLLLSNGLLAYQGPVTMVHQLFQKFNYECPDMFNEADFVISILNSENEKVKENVKEMCKLTSSDQQMDLNYDLFNDQTKYDPQQLETLETLKPTWATQFNLVFNRSIKCFARNYKNHLLELGTIWFLGVIISAPFANLQFDTKAVQNWEGFWLIFVINYVFHFSYSAIPLYQVKFAIVHREIHNKVYPLSTYFLSELVIAIFWIMIKMLFYCVSAFWIVGADQSSLQLLAFYLLAFAAYSYGSLLSAYFTYLENTMIFATLYDFLSLPLSGAYLSFMSLPKVIYSLRYFSLFFLGCEAASVLFWDRIKSLPCVDVTNCLDSGKAVLRKYGYISSELYSDMMILALVCILTNIFGYFRVLKKMKKQPAY
- the LOC113549808 gene encoding protein scarlet-like isoform X1; amino-acid sequence: MFGTKLQRRTLDLRYNEMWNDWDSTAEHQMPKKYVHGHLVLSWKKINVHVKQTTKTFFRGTKTSYKQILHNVSGNVQCGNLLGIMGPSGSGKTTLMATISHRTKGNFEGELLLNGRPISEEVMIKISGFVPQHDISFDQLTALEHLSLMANLKVSRKTTKIELKEHIDEIVSTLGMTKFLNTRISFLSGGERKKIALAVQLLNNPPILFCDEITTGLDSYSAAHIVNTLKNVARMGKIVICTIHQPASGVFGKFDDVLLLSNGLLAYQGPVTMVHQLFQKFNYECPDMFNEADFVISILNSENEKVKENVKEMCKLTSSDQQMDLNYDLFNDQTKYDPQQLETLETLKPTWATQFNLVFNRSIKCFARNYKNHLLELGTIWFLGVIISAPFANLQFDTKAVQNWEGFWLIFVINYVFHFSYSAIPLYQVKFAIVHREIHNKVYPLSTYFLSELVIAIFWIMIKMLFYCVSAFWIVGADQSSLQLLAFYLLAFAAYSYGSLLSAYFTYLENTMIFATLYDFLSLPLSGAYLSFMSLPKVIYSLRYFSLFFLGCEAASVLFWDRIKSLPCVDVTNCLDSGKAVLRKYGYISSELYSDMMILALVCILTNIFGYFRVLKKMKKQPAY